A stretch of DNA from Dehalococcoidales bacterium:
TCACGGATATCAGCTACGCCTGGGCCGACCCCAGGATACGCTACCGATAGACTGAGGGAGAAACGAGGAATAACAACATGAGTGAGCGAGTCACGAATGGTGCCCAGGTCGCAGAACAGGAGTGGAAACGGCAGTCCGGCATAGTCAACCTCCTTTCCAGGTTGTTCAGAGAGAAACCGATGGGCACTGTCGGCCTGGTGCTGGTTGTCCTGTTGTTTGCTTCCGGGATACTTGCCGACGTTATTTCCCCATACGGCATGAACGAGTTCACCCTGTCGGACAGGCTGGCGGGGTATTCTTCAAGTCACTGGCTGGGTGCGGACAATGTTGGACGGGACGTTTTAAGCAGGATTATCTACGGTGCTCGCATCTCGATGATTGTCGGGGTCAGTGCTACACTGATCAGCACCATCATCTCCGTTGCCATCGGCCTTACCTCAGGTTTCATCGGCGGCAAGACAGACCTTATCATACAGCGGTTTGTTGACGCCTGGCTTTGCTTCCCCGGGCTGGTCATTTACCTGACCATGATGAGCATTATCGGGGCAGGGATGCTGCAGGTGATACTTGTCCTCGGCATCGGTGGTGGCATTGGTGCCTCAAGAGGGTCAAGAGCGCTCGCCTTCTGGATTAAGGAGAGCGTGTATGTCGAGGCGGCCAGAGCCCTGGGTGCAAACACGGGACGAATCGTTATCAAGCATCTCTTGCCCAATGTCATGCCCATGGTAATTATCGGGTTCTCCATGGGTATTGGCGGCGTTATTCTCGCTGAAGCCTCACTCAGCTTCCTCGGGTTCGGCATTCCACCACCACAGCCAAGCTGGGGCGGGATGCTCACCGGGCAGGCACGTCGCTATATGTACCAGGCACCCTGGATGGCCCTCTGGCCGGGTGTTGCCCTGACGCTGGCAGTATATGGGGTGAACATGTTCGGTGATGCCCTGCGGGACCTGATTGACCCGAGGCTGCGGGGTGGTATCGGTGGTATGGGTGCTT
This window harbors:
- a CDS encoding ABC transporter permease produces the protein MSERVTNGAQVAEQEWKRQSGIVNLLSRLFREKPMGTVGLVLVVLLFASGILADVISPYGMNEFTLSDRLAGYSSSHWLGADNVGRDVLSRIIYGARISMIVGVSATLISTIISVAIGLTSGFIGGKTDLIIQRFVDAWLCFPGLVIYLTMMSIIGAGMLQVILVLGIGGGIGASRGSRALAFWIKESVYVEAARALGANTGRIVIKHLLPNVMPMVIIGFSMGIGGVILAEASLSFLGFGIPPPQPSWGGMLTGQARRYMYQAPWMALWPGVALTLAVYGVNMFGDALRDLIDPRLRGGIGGMGAYGSGRALKALKKLEARKARQGLRGQRIV